gtgtatccaagttttccaggactcccaacttctccagccgtcgGGAGTCAAAtacagagcgttcaggttcggagaaagttgccaaacccgaacagttcggcaagtccgctcatcactactgacctTCACCATGGGCCCCATAGTAGCGTAGTAGACTCATACTAGTAGATATAGACAAATACATCAAATACCAATCCGACCACTGGGAACATTCTGGAATTCTTCCAACCATTTAATCCAAAACTAAAAGATGTCcgggatttgtttttttttctggaaatttaaaaaaattggtcCATGAGAACAGAAATCCAATGCAATGAGATACGGGCAGAGTATTTATTTACGCCATCAAGGGTTAAAAGGAGAGGTGGACCTTAAAGGGAGAAACTGGTTATCGATGGTAGAGCACGCACACGATTCCTGGGGCTCCGATGAAGGGATGATAGGAAGCGGCGGCGCTCCGTCTTCTCCCGGCTTGGGGAACTTGTCGGAGAAGTTAGAGCTTTGTTTGCTGTTCCGGGATTTTTTCTCTACAGTCATCGGGCTTCTCAGTGTGAGAGAGTTGCTAAAATTGTTTGGGAGGCTGGGCTCTCCTTCCGGGTGGAAGAGGACGGTGGATTCCATTTGGAGCGACACCAGTTTTTCATCGGTGGACGTTAATCCATTGGATGAGGTCAGTGACGTGTTCGGGCAGCAATCTACAAGAGAAAGACGTCATATGAGCACTGAAGGTTGTAGCGTATTTTGTGCTGCGGATATAACAAAAACCCCTAATAGGCTGGGACTGACTTGGAACCCCCCATTCCCCCCTCCAAGGAAAAAAACATGACTCACCCTTAAGCTTTCTTCCTTGGATCATACCACCCATCCTCGTCATAAGCCCCACAATATGGAAGCCAAAAGTGGGCCCTACATTTACACCCCAcccatttttattaaaggggttctccgacaTCAGGTGAAAAATTAATTATGCTGCAGAAGTATATAGCACTGCTAACCTGTGTGCTCTAGTTCTAAAACCACCAAAAGATCATGTGTTTTGGGGTCTCTTAgtcctgtacttcctggttgagcagttgctcagtactacaattaccAGAATGCAATGTTCTCCATCACAGCccttccaccctgcctactcttctcccccagcactcctgccccgcgcaaagctgttgcagaacaactGATTTAACTATTGctttaaggggtagttcacaaaaaaactttcaaattaactggcgccagaaaatgccagttttgtacattacttctatataaaaaaaatctacagtacttccaatacttatcagctgctgtatgtcctgcatgaagtggtgtattctctccagtctgacacatcgctctctgctgccacctctgtccatgtcaggaactgtccagagcagcagcaaatctccatagaaaacctctcttgctctccagactggaaagaatacaccactttctacaggacatacagcagctgataaatactggaagactcaagattttttaatagaagtaaattacaaatctctgactccagttttgaaagaattttttgtgtgaactacccctttaataagtaaggttgcagcacctgctgcattcacttCCTGTCacaagatggtgatgtaggctgagCGCGTGTCAGAGATGGCGACCACCTAGGGGGTGTGGCTAGAGGTGAGACAATCCTCCCTTTTTATtcactggggggggtgggggtggacatGTCCATAGTTCTGAGACACAATTACCTTTGAAGGATTCCAGCCGCGAGTTTTTTACTCGTAGAACTTCGTCGGTGATTTTTTCTATGAGAAAGTCTTGTGTTCTTTGTTGTCTAATGGATTCGATCAGGGCGTCGAGCCCCTTTGGGTTTTTGGCCAGGCGATCCAGCATTTCTCCGGCCCGCTTTCGGCTCGTCGTTAGACATAAAATTTCCTCCGCATCATCCTTATTCAGTATCATTTTGCAGCGCAGGTAGTCGAAGTGTCTTTCGGCGATAAGCTTTTCACACAAATATGGTCGTAAACGTTCTACGGCCTAAGAGAGACACACAATAAAATTACATTGGGATGTGCAAGGGTTAGTGTTTCACTGGTGGATTATAGGGAAGGATACATGAGAttgtggtcacatgatcttccCTCTGACCAGAGTGTTCTGAGGAAGGAATCTCCAaagtaggagcggcggcagcagaccgctgctataccctatgggctgcccgaacaatcACCAATCACCGGGCAGGTATTTCTTGTACATCATTATACACATCTTATTGCATGAATGTAGCAGCCTGACCCTGGCGTCCTCTGTAGGGTATAGTCACACACCACAATCAGATCTGCCAAGAGCTGGAGCCGATCCCATGACTATTCTCAGCAGAGATATAGGGACACAACAAGCCGAGAGCCAGATTCTCACAGCCTCCTGGAGATCAGCACCGACCTGTCTCCTCGAGAGGAAATCCACCCATTACCCATCACATCTACAATGGATCCATTCATCCCCGGCCTCTCATGGATCCCTTCATTCCTGGCCTCTCATGGATCCCTTCATCCCCGGCCTCATGCATCCCTTCATCCCCAGCCTCTCATGGATCCCTTCATTCCTGGCTTCTCATGGATCCCCTCATCCCCGGCCTCTCATGGATCCCCTCATCCCCGGCCTCTCATGGATCCCCTCATCCCCGGCCTCTCATGGATCCCCTCATCCCCGGCCTCTAATGGATCCCTTCATCCCCGGCCTCTCTGTACTTACTTCTTTCTTAATGTCTGCCATGACATCTTCATTCAGTTGGGGAGTCATGTTGGGTGCGggcctccccccccagcctgtgACGTGTCTATAGATCCTAGCAAAGTGCAAGGTGAAATCTTAAGTGTGgaaaaacttttttgttttttttccttgccGAGACTCGCCTGGTTTCGTTTGCAGACGGTTATCTCGTAACTTGCAGTGCTTCCTGTTACAGGGTACGAGGTTCAGCTAGTAAGATAGTGTGCGCTTCCTGCCAGCAGGGTTGTTGTCAGTATTTCACCTTCTTCTTCCTCATTGCTCTGTTGTGACGCGCTCGCTCTCATTTCCTAAATTCCTCAGGCACTCACCCGACCGGTCGCTTCACTGAGGCCTGAACGAGGAGTCGTCACCGTCAATGCTAGGAGCTCCAGAGCCGTGGAACGTCCCGCGACAAGGACTGAGCATGTGCAGAACATTCtgacaaaaaaaattgtaaacatttttttgaaaaacTCTACCTGAGTGTTTGATCCcttggcccttaaaggggtactccagcaaaaaaaaatttctttcagataaactggtgtcagaaagttatatagatttgtaattcacttctagtTACAAatttcaagtcttacagtacttaccagctgctgtatgtcctgcaggaagtggtgtattctttccagtctgacacactgctctctgctgccacctctgtccatgtcaggaactgtctagagcaggagaggttttctattggtatttgctactgctctggacagttcctgacatggacagaggtggcagcagagagcactgtgtcagactgtagagaatacaccacttgctgcaggacatacagcagctaataagtactgaaaaactggagatttttaaatagaattaaattacaaatcgatataggtttctgaaaccagttgatttgaaagaaaaagatttttgttgaaAATACCCCTTAAAGAGGGTTTTCACATGAACAAGTTATGCTCTATCTACCTAGCCTCaaaaacgccatgtgtgtaaggcgGATTTTGTGTTGACGCCACTCGCCCtgtgataaaactgacatgttatctatattcctcaagttggtacgattacaaccaTAGGCCTATATGTGacctttttttatcactttttatttcaatttttccaGATTTGACATGACCAAAATtcagcaatttagcactttggctttttggtggcagcagagagcactgtcagactagaTAGAATacaagaatacagcacttcctgcaggacatacagcagctgataactactggaagactggagtttttttatttttttaaatagaagtaatttacaaatctgtataactttttggttcCACCTGacttggaaaaataaataaattttatgtatatatatatatatatatatatatatatataaaattcagaattttatatatatatatatatatatatatatatattttttttttattttattttatttacttatataTTGCCAAAGTACGCCTTTAAGCTCTTTGCTCCCCTACTCGCTGCAGGTGATGTcttcattgtaagtctatggagagcgtgtgggacagagatggcagtaaGATGGGAAGGGAAATGCTCAGCTGTGGGCTTTTCCTGGCTGTATcaatgatcggtgggggtctcagctcTGAGACCCCAACTGTCTGAACCGAGAAGCATCTTATAGTGTCAACAACACTTTAAAAATAATGGTGGCCATAGCTCTGGTAGTATTTATAAGATTTTGCACCCAGGTGTATTCTCGTGACTGTCCAGCAGAGGCCGCACTCGTCCTACTTTTCATCTAGTAAGAATATTTATCACTTTATGGATGATTGAGAATCCACATGTGACATCAGGTTGTGATGTATCAGACACATAAAGCGCAGTTTGCTTGTATTTTTACAGTTTGTGTAACTAGAGCTGCCGGGGTGGGTGGCATGTGGATATTCACTATACACTTTGATGTGCCCGCAGAATCGTAAATCATATATTTAGGGAATTCCATTGTTCAGCAAAGACAAATCTATTCTTCATATGTTATTCTGCAGAGCTGTGCATGATAGCATTGCAGATCATTATGCATTTACCCTGCCAATTAATCTGGCACTGTGCTttttgctgccccctctgtccatgtcaggaactgtctagagcaggagaggtttgctatggggatttgctactgctctggacagttcctgacatggacagaggtggcagcagagcgactgtgccagactggagagaatacccctcttcctgcaggacatacagcagctgataagtactggaagacatgagttgttattttgttttgttttttaatagaaataacttacaaatctatagaactttcagACACTGGTTGATTTTAAAACTATTGTTGCGGTGTACAGACTGCAGGGTGACGCATGGAATCCAGTCTAGCATTCTACACAAGTTGTAGTGTGGTATACAGGGATCTAGTTGAGCAGGTTTAAATATAGTACATATGAGCTTGGTATAGCACTCTATCAGGCTGTGGGGCATGGGATCAGGGCTCGCACAGGTTGCAGGATGGTGCAGGtttagcactgtgtcaggctgtggGGCATGGGGTCAGGGCTAGCACAGGTTGCAGGATGGCGCAGGTctagcactgtgtcaggctgtggGGCATGGGATCAGGACTAGCACAGGTTGCAGGATGGCGCAGGTCTAGCACAGTTTATAGGTTGTGGAATGATATGGGTCTAGCATGGTGATACATGGAATTGAGTTCAGGAGTGTTAAGGTTGAACGGTGATGCCCAGGATTTATTGTTGCATGAAAACGCAGGACACAGTTTACAAGGTGAAAGATGATACATAGAATTGAGTCCAGGACTGTTAAGGTTGATAGGTGACGCACAAAGTTTAGTCTAGCTCAGTTCACAAgttgcaggatgacacaggtttAGCACAAGTCTATAAGTTGTAGGATGACGCAGGTCTAGCGACATTTAAACTGGGTGCATGGTGACTCATGAAACTGAGTTTAGGTTGATGCCCAGGATCTAGCCTGGCACACTTTACAATCTTGCAGGATGACACAAACGTAGCGCGGTATAGGAAGCGCAGGGTGACAAATGACATTGAATCCAGGATTGTGTAGGTTGGATCTAGTGTTGCCCAGTTGTAGCTCTAAGCTTCAGGGTGATTCAGGACTAGCACAGTTTAAAAAGTTATAGATGAAAGATAGCATTGAATCCAGGACTGTTAAGGTTGATAGGTGACGCACAGAATCTAGTCTAGCTTAGTTTACACACAGGATCAAGTCCAGGACTGTTGAGGTTGGAGGATGGTGACCAGGATCTAGTCTAGAACTGTAAGCATattgcaggatgacacaggtttGGGGGTAATACATGTGGTCTATGGGCTGTACAGGCTGCAGGACGGCGCAGGGTTGAGGgatgcagtgtatactgtacacaaTACACGGTAACACTCATGTTACAATAAATTCAGGGTGACCTTTATTAGTTGACAGAAAAAAAACGAAACATAAAACAAGACTCAGAACAAACCAATAATAATGTGACGAGGAGCATGGAGCCGTCATAGGTGATCCTGACACTATATACTGGAGAGAGGCGGCCGCATAGTGCTGGACAAATCCAGAGTCACATACATAGGTGAGTCCGGGGTCACATACATAGGTGGGTCCAGGGTCACATACATATGTGAGTCCGGGGTCACATACATAGGTGAGTCTGGGGTCACATACATAGGTGGGTCCAGGGTCACATACATAGGTGGGTCCGAGCTCACATACATAGGTGAGTCTGGGGTCACATACATAGGTGGGTCCGGGGTCACATACATAGGTGAGTGCAGGGTCACATACATAGGTGGGTCTCGGGTCACATACATAGGTGAGTGCAGGGTCACATACATAGGTGAGACCAGGGTCACATACATAGGTGAGTGCAGGGTCACATACATAGGTGAGACCAGGGTCACATACATAGGTGAGTGCAGGGTCACATACATAGGTGAGTCCGGGGTAACATACATAGGTGAGTGCGGGGTCACATACATAGGTGAGTGCGGGGTCACATACATAGGTGGGTCAGGGGTTACATACATAGGTGAGTCCAGGGTCACATACATAGGTGAGTCCACGGTCACATAATAGGTGAGTCCAGGGTCACATACATAGGTGAGTCCACGGTCACATACATAGGTGAGTCCAGGGTCACATACATAGGTGAGTCCAGGGTCACATACATAGGTGAGTCCAGGGTCACATACATAGGTGAGTCCAGGGTCACATACATAGGTGGGTCCGGAGTCACATACATAGGTGAGTCCAGGGTCACATACATAGGTGAGTCCAGGGTCACATACATAGGTGGGTCTGGAGTCACATACATAGGTGAGTGCAGGGTCACATACATAGGTGAGTGCGGCAAAGACATAGA
The nucleotide sequence above comes from Dendropsophus ebraccatus isolate aDenEbr1 chromosome 8, aDenEbr1.pat, whole genome shotgun sequence. Encoded proteins:
- the BCL10 gene encoding B-cell lymphoma/leukemia 10 isoform X2, producing MILNKDDAEEILCLTTSRKRAGEMLDRLAKNPKGLDALIESIRQQRTQDFLIEKITDEVLRVKNSRLESFKDCCPNTSLTSSNGLTSTDEKLVSLQMESTVLFHPEGEPSLPNNFSNSLTLRSPMTVEKKSRNSKQSSNFSDKFPKPGEDGAPPLPIIPSSEPQESCACSTIDNQFLPLRSTSPFNP
- the BCL10 gene encoding B-cell lymphoma/leukemia 10 isoform X1; its protein translation is MTPQLNEDVMADIKKEAVERLRPYLCEKLIAERHFDYLRCKMILNKDDAEEILCLTTSRKRAGEMLDRLAKNPKGLDALIESIRQQRTQDFLIEKITDEVLRVKNSRLESFKDCCPNTSLTSSNGLTSTDEKLVSLQMESTVLFHPEGEPSLPNNFSNSLTLRSPMTVEKKSRNSKQSSNFSDKFPKPGEDGAPPLPIIPSSEPQESCACSTIDNQFLPLRSTSPFNP